The window CAGAAAACGACGCTTGACGACTTCGATCACGATACCCTTTTATGACGGTCAACAAAAGTTGGGAAAGGAGTATGAAGATCTCTTCATCACATGGGAATCATCATGCTGCGGCGTTGGGCCAATACTGACGGCGCTGGGTCGTGGTCGGTCGGAAAGGGAAAAACAAACACGGCATGCGATAGCTTTGAAGAATAAAGCAATCTGTTGCCCCACCCATTTAGGTGTCGCTGAGTCCTGCAGGTAATGCTGAGGATGACGCTCGACTGCCAGACTACGCTTCTCCTTTATGGTGATGCGGATGGGATTTGTTGTGTGAGACGGCTGGGTCCCGCCTCGTTGGGGAGCCCATGTCTGCCCAGGTGATAAATGCTGTGACTTTGATCTGTCATGTGAATCCTCCAGATGTTGTAAACTCAAGGTAGGTTTTATTTCCAAGGTCCGACAATCGTAAACCGGGTATCATAAACTATCAAAACGCCACTTGTTATGCAACCCCAATGCTGTCTGTTTGCTTGTCCCTTTTACCAAAGATAGAATCAAGGCCTCCCATAGTTGAGGCTCTCAATACGAATAGAAGGAATaaaatcatcgtcatcatcatcttcgccTTCACCGCCAGTGTTGTTTGgtttcttgcccttgctgcCAATCTTGTATCCTTCCACCATGAGATGGGCATCGCTCTCGCCTCCCTGGGCGCTCGTGAAGGTGGGAGCTGTGGGCGGCTGGGtgatctccttctccccaatCGTGACCTCGACTTTATCGACGCCCATCCCATTCCTCTCGACGGCTAGTTTGCCCGcttgcttctttttttcgTGGGCTTCATCTCCCTTCTTATCCCTCTCGTCACCGGCCCCATCGAGCGAGAGCCCCTCCACGGCCTTTTCCACCTCCTTTACACCCGgttcctcgtcctccctcAGCCGAATCTTgaccttcatctcccccttttctcctgcCCACTCGTACGAAGGATGCTCGAGCTGAACATGGATGTACATACCCTTTAGCGCGCACTCATCGCTGCACCACTTGTTCAGGTCCTCCGTTTTCGCCACGCCTGACCGCCGGATTTTGACCTTGCCGGGAAA is drawn from Podospora pseudocomata strain CBS 415.72m chromosome 1 map unlocalized CBS415.72m_1, whole genome shotgun sequence and contains these coding sequences:
- a CDS encoding uncharacterized protein (COG:S; EggNog:ENOG503P5FF), with translation MASTPNPPKSILKNPPPTPDAPSALELTGLTRAQAAQLLTLSKTELKPPIPIETFELLSAAFPSSQPPSQSDISLLLSHLPNFSPSEYLDLVDERNCLNTCGYALCSKPRRNFPGKVKIRRSGVAKTEDLNKWCSDECALKGMYIHVQLEHPSYEWAGEKGEMKVKIRLREDEEPGVKEVEKAVEGLSLDGAGDERDKKGDEAHEKKKQAGKLAVERNGMGVDKVEVTIGEKEITQPPTAPTFTSAQGGESDAHLMVEGYKIGSKGKKPNNTGGEGEDDDDDDFIPSIRIESLNYGRP